From the genome of Gemmatimonas phototrophica, one region includes:
- a CDS encoding Ig-like domain-containing protein, with product MRFLFGLALCAALAACGGGGDPAAPDVPAVVTITPNGAATLASGAGLQLSATYRDTKGRVVNNPSITWTTADASVATVAQSGLVVGVRTGTADITATSAGASSSVTVTVTPGAAVKLVVTTQPAGAASGVLLTTQPVVEVRDNADNLVTTGSVLVAVGVSGGTVTGTTSLTAQQGVARFTDLTVRGTIGSRTLVFTSGALASAASNSFDLSAGPAVAIGYRGTPPRLRSGIAGGASGVAAQLLDSEGNDAALSGRAVTVAVSGGAGTTNVSGTAAVTNAQGRALFSALTVTGVAGARTLTFRADNITNPATATLTLLGGAPQRVVVERDVPLTVESNTIVSPAPIVRLVDSVGNASPESGVTIRATSSGATLASATAVTDTLGRATFSGLSFISGTGARTVQFAATGLAEVTSRSIEVTPPDVSPQPTSILTAASDADTAVRNIELGTTTSVRTPFLLARDAQGQAMATTGVRWVSRDPTRATVAADGRITGAQPGRTFVVAQASRNAGIADSVLVFVPRSGTGPIVRATLPSYRVRTDTFSITIEIVPRDGRTLSAADMEIAWPGSRAGVFSPFNVTGFSTLAANVQTQFVDAQQSLRLTWASTAPVSGAVQLIRLRCTVNQRGQGNQVVITLNQLLQGDLSDITAVTSVFNPVVVIP from the coding sequence ATGCGATTCCTGTTCGGCCTGGCCCTCTGCGCCGCGCTCGCTGCCTGCGGAGGAGGTGGAGACCCTGCCGCCCCTGATGTGCCGGCCGTGGTCACCATTACCCCGAACGGCGCCGCCACCCTTGCCTCGGGGGCCGGGCTACAGCTCTCGGCCACCTACCGCGACACCAAGGGGAGGGTGGTGAACAATCCGTCCATTACCTGGACAACTGCCGACGCCAGCGTGGCCACCGTAGCCCAGTCGGGGCTGGTGGTGGGGGTGCGGACCGGTACGGCTGACATTACCGCCACCTCTGCCGGCGCCTCCAGCAGTGTTACGGTGACCGTGACGCCCGGGGCCGCGGTCAAGCTGGTGGTCACCACGCAGCCCGCCGGGGCCGCGTCGGGGGTACTGCTCACCACGCAGCCAGTGGTCGAGGTGCGCGACAACGCCGACAACCTGGTCACCACCGGGAGTGTGCTCGTGGCGGTTGGGGTGAGCGGCGGCACCGTGACCGGCACCACCAGCCTCACCGCGCAACAGGGGGTGGCGCGCTTCACCGATCTCACTGTGCGTGGCACCATTGGCTCACGCACTTTGGTGTTCACGTCGGGGGCGCTCGCGTCGGCAGCCTCCAACTCGTTCGACCTTTCCGCCGGCCCAGCGGTTGCCATTGGCTATCGCGGCACGCCACCGCGGCTGCGCAGTGGCATTGCCGGTGGCGCGTCGGGAGTGGCCGCGCAGCTGCTCGACAGCGAAGGCAACGACGCGGCGCTGAGCGGCCGAGCCGTGACCGTGGCGGTGAGCGGCGGGGCTGGCACCACGAATGTGTCGGGTACTGCCGCGGTGACCAATGCGCAGGGGCGGGCGCTCTTTTCGGCGCTCACGGTAACCGGTGTGGCGGGGGCACGCACGCTCACGTTCCGGGCCGACAACATTACCAATCCGGCCACCGCGACCCTCACCTTGCTGGGTGGAGCGCCGCAACGCGTAGTGGTCGAGCGCGACGTACCGCTCACGGTGGAGAGCAATACGATTGTTTCACCGGCGCCCATTGTGCGGCTGGTGGATAGCGTTGGCAACGCCTCTCCGGAGAGTGGCGTTACGATACGCGCCACGAGCAGTGGCGCCACGCTTGCGTCGGCCACGGCGGTCACCGATACGCTGGGGCGCGCCACCTTTTCAGGGCTGTCGTTTATCAGTGGGACTGGCGCTCGCACGGTGCAGTTTGCGGCGACCGGACTGGCCGAGGTGACCTCGAGGAGTATTGAGGTCACGCCACCAGATGTGTCGCCGCAGCCCACGAGCATTCTTACGGCAGCCAGCGACGCCGATACGGCGGTGCGCAACATCGAGTTGGGCACCACCACCAGTGTGCGCACGCCGTTTTTGCTGGCGCGCGACGCGCAGGGGCAAGCCATGGCCACGACCGGCGTGCGCTGGGTCTCGCGCGATCCCACGCGTGCCACGGTCGCCGCCGACGGTCGCATTACCGGCGCGCAGCCGGGGCGCACGTTTGTGGTGGCGCAGGCCAGCCGCAACGCCGGCATTGCCGATTCGGTGCTGGTGTTTGTGCCCAGGAGTGGGACTGGCCCCATCGTGCGCGCCACGCTGCCCAGCTATCGCGTGCGCACCGACACGTTCTCCATCACCATTGAAATCGTGCCGCGTGACGGACGCACGCTCTCGGCGGCCGACATGGAAATTGCCTGGCCCGGCAGTCGCGCCGGGGTGTTCTCGCCGTTCAATGTCACGGGTTTTTCGACACTCGCGGCCAACGTGCAGACCCAGTTCGTGGATGCGCAGCAATCGCTGCGTCTCACTTGGGCGTCCACCGCGCCAGTGAGTGGCGCGGTGCAACTCATTCGCTTGCGGTGTACGGTGAACCAACGCGGGCAGGGGAACCAGGTGGTCATTACGCTCAATCAGTTGCTGC